From Streptomyces sp. Edi4, one genomic window encodes:
- a CDS encoding DUF192 domain-containing protein produces the protein MGRWRDGTGVLRVAGGADVGIALEIAASYRTRTRGLLGRDGVQGALLLTPASSVHTFRMRFAIDVAHLDRELRVIAVTTMRPGRLGLPRPRARHVLEAEAGQMAGWGLRPGVRLVIEAGGREATGQDLRT, from the coding sequence ATGGGCCGATGGAGGGACGGGACGGGCGTGTTGCGCGTGGCGGGGGGCGCGGATGTGGGGATCGCGCTGGAGATCGCGGCGTCCTACCGCACCCGTACGCGGGGCCTGCTCGGGCGGGACGGCGTCCAGGGCGCGCTCCTGCTGACCCCGGCGAGCAGCGTGCACACCTTCCGGATGCGCTTCGCCATCGACGTCGCCCATCTGGACCGCGAGCTGCGCGTGATCGCCGTCACCACCATGCGCCCGGGCCGCCTTGGCCTGCCGCGCCCGCGAGCACGCCACGTCCTGGAGGCGGAGGCGGGGCAGATGGCGGGGTGGGGGCTTCGGCCGGGTGTCCGGCTGGTGATCGAGGCGGGCGGCCGGGAGGCAACCGGTCAGGATCTCAGGACTTGA